One Microlunatus soli genomic window carries:
- the mshB gene encoding N-acetyl-1-D-myo-inositol-2-amino-2-deoxy-alpha-D-glucopyranoside deacetylase, whose product MTSEALPDRRLLLVHAHPDDESIGTGITMAKYVAEGAAVTLVTCTLGEEGEVLVPELEHLAAEREDKLGPHRITELHNAMAALGVTDYIRLGGDFRFRDSGMKWEGNLAVPRDVLRDDIFWTTDLLVSANELVTVIRDRKPQVLITYDEVGAYGHPDHIQAHRVAMYAYLLAGVPSYRTDLGEPWAVRRVLWTANSETRMREGIRALRAAGDTTTWEGVDPDVAGSLPMTVPDDTIDAEINSPDLTEAKIAALRAYPTQIAQDSWFFTATETIEDFWAREHYRLAAGEPFPDSDKWADDLFVGL is encoded by the coding sequence GTGACTTCTGAAGCGCTTCCCGACCGGCGACTGCTGCTGGTCCACGCCCACCCCGACGACGAGTCCATCGGCACCGGCATCACGATGGCCAAATACGTGGCCGAAGGTGCCGCAGTGACGCTGGTGACCTGCACGCTCGGTGAGGAGGGCGAGGTGCTGGTCCCGGAGCTCGAACACCTGGCGGCGGAGCGGGAGGACAAGCTCGGTCCGCATCGGATCACCGAGTTGCACAACGCGATGGCGGCGCTCGGCGTCACCGACTACATCCGGCTCGGCGGCGACTTCAGGTTCCGCGACTCCGGCATGAAGTGGGAGGGCAACCTGGCGGTGCCGCGGGACGTGCTCCGCGACGACATCTTCTGGACGACCGACCTGCTGGTCTCGGCCAACGAACTGGTCACGGTGATCCGCGATCGCAAGCCGCAGGTGCTGATCACCTACGACGAGGTCGGCGCCTACGGCCACCCCGACCACATCCAGGCCCATCGGGTCGCGATGTATGCCTACCTGCTGGCCGGAGTCCCCAGCTACCGGACCGACCTCGGTGAGCCGTGGGCCGTCCGCCGGGTGCTCTGGACCGCCAACAGCGAGACCCGGATGCGAGAAGGGATCCGGGCGCTGCGCGCCGCCGGCGACACCACCACCTGGGAGGGGGTCGATCCGGACGTGGCCGGTTCGCTGCCGATGACGGTCCCCGACGACACCATCGATGCCGAGATCAATTCCCCGGACCTGACCGAGGCCAAGATCGCGGCGCTGCGGGCCTATCCGACGCAGATCGCCCAGGACAGCTGGTTCTTCACCGCGACCGAGACCATCGAGGACTTCTGGGCCCGCGAGCACTACCGGCTGGCGGCCGGCGAGCCGTTCCCCGACTCCGACAAGTGGGCCGACGACCTGTTCGTCGGTCTCTAG
- a CDS encoding GH116 family glycosyl hydrolase, whose translation MEQRRSQLTIAEVTGSDSGSVTCCSSDPTCCSPASEAGPQDTAAPTIGRRGFLGLSAVAAAGAGLLLPADAVAVSPDKGIDPDQLRALRRGGEPTRYRGEALTRIGMPVGGATCGQVYLSGDGRLWLWDVLHPDAPDYGGTDWTGVHYTDPIDLDAPFRTGFAIRITDADGGRSVPLDGIGFDQTSFVGRYPVGEIALRSSTLPISVDLQSFSPFIPGDLDSSSLPVTIMEYTLHNDSGRPVHCRIAGLAENPVCLRSRTSQPVTLAADTMHSGGVDGVQFTATPEPVDDPLPGDVIFEDWSGEDFAGWTVSGTAFGDGPVDISDLPASMLRFGPLGSTGDRLVSSYPAHSDAATGSLTSAPFTIEHETISTRIGGGRRGVSIAVLIDDHPVATASGWSTEPLRPVLLDVSGHRGKTARIKISDDNDVAWGHLTVDRILFTDRPAPEPDRVLADWESGNYDGWTSTGDAFGAGPVPRSPLPDYFPAPDAMNTEGNFFVSSHDFRNHDDAGAADKVTGTLIGEPFTIDRRYLAAQIGGGADANTVGLRLVVDDTVVARLAGSNDEAFTPLAVDVSAYHGSTGHLEIVDDNSGGWGHVNVDAIWLTDLPLRIIEADQLTDNGSFAIGVINPGRELDVRVTPSAERWQQIDDQLDPRPGDTDGGRQAGVLTVDVSLPPHGSRTVRFAYGWRFPTPNRRLFGFLEDFDQLSHHYAARFDDAAAALDRLATDWDRLTDTTRTFVRTWYQDSTLPQWLLERTLAPASTVATETAQRFSNGRFYAWEGTYCCAGTCTHVWNYAQSIGYLFGELERDARSRTDFGSAFHPDGSIDYRGEADRRVAHDGQCGNILRTYREHQLTSDNDFLTPIWPRVKKAMQYLIAFDRSATEGTEGILEGAQYNTLDATWYGEIPWISGLYVAALRACAEMADDMADADFADGCRRLADSGSAYLHDHLWNDRYRYFEQRVDPDHADAINSNRGCYLDQMFGQTYAHQLGLPRVFERSRSLTALKSLYRNNFMSDPPSYAETSGIPGGRAFAEQRDSGTLVCTWPYGGADTAPGSGEPYAIGYFNEVWTGMEYQFASHLLSEGMVDEGLIVLHAIHERYRAEYRNPYNEIECSDHYARAMMAHSAYLAAIGFGYHGSRGELSFDPKINPDDFRAAFTVADGWGTFSQRDNNDYRASITIRHGRLIGLRRLTLRPAAIEGGRRAQVRDAEGRPVRSTSRTTDDSRLQISLARPVTLQAGETLKINYRS comes from the coding sequence ATGGAACAGCGACGTTCCCAGCTCACCATCGCCGAGGTCACCGGCTCCGATTCCGGGTCGGTGACGTGTTGCTCGTCCGATCCGACCTGTTGCTCGCCCGCGAGCGAGGCCGGCCCGCAGGACACCGCGGCGCCGACCATCGGGCGGCGGGGCTTCCTCGGGCTGTCCGCGGTGGCCGCGGCCGGCGCGGGTCTGTTGCTGCCGGCGGACGCGGTCGCGGTCTCCCCCGACAAGGGAATCGACCCCGACCAGCTGCGAGCACTGCGCCGTGGTGGCGAACCGACCAGGTATCGCGGCGAGGCGCTGACCAGGATCGGGATGCCGGTGGGCGGCGCCACCTGCGGCCAGGTCTACCTGTCCGGCGACGGCCGACTCTGGCTGTGGGACGTGCTGCATCCCGACGCCCCCGACTACGGCGGCACCGACTGGACCGGCGTGCACTACACCGATCCGATCGACCTGGACGCACCGTTCCGGACCGGCTTCGCGATCAGGATCACCGACGCCGACGGAGGCCGCAGCGTGCCGCTGGACGGCATCGGCTTCGACCAGACCTCGTTCGTCGGCCGCTACCCTGTCGGTGAGATCGCGTTGCGGTCCTCGACGCTGCCGATCTCGGTCGACCTGCAGAGCTTCTCCCCGTTCATCCCCGGGGATCTCGACTCCTCCAGCCTGCCGGTGACGATCATGGAATACACCCTGCACAACGATTCCGGGCGACCGGTCCATTGCCGGATCGCCGGCCTGGCAGAGAATCCGGTCTGTTTGCGGAGCAGGACCAGTCAACCGGTCACCCTGGCGGCCGACACCATGCACAGCGGCGGCGTGGACGGGGTCCAGTTCACCGCAACCCCGGAGCCGGTGGACGATCCGTTGCCCGGCGACGTGATCTTCGAGGACTGGTCCGGCGAGGACTTCGCCGGCTGGACCGTCAGCGGTACGGCGTTCGGCGACGGTCCGGTCGACATCAGCGATCTGCCGGCGTCGATGCTCCGGTTCGGGCCGCTGGGCAGCACCGGCGATCGCCTGGTGTCCTCCTATCCCGCCCACTCCGACGCCGCCACCGGCAGCCTGACCTCGGCACCGTTCACGATCGAACACGAGACGATCAGCACCCGGATCGGCGGCGGTCGCCGCGGTGTCAGCATCGCGGTGCTCATCGATGATCATCCGGTGGCCACGGCGTCGGGCTGGTCCACCGAGCCGTTGCGTCCGGTGCTGCTCGACGTCTCCGGGCATCGCGGCAAGACCGCCCGGATCAAGATCAGCGACGACAACGACGTTGCCTGGGGCCACCTGACCGTCGATCGGATCCTGTTCACCGATCGACCGGCACCGGAACCGGACCGGGTGCTGGCGGATTGGGAGTCGGGCAACTACGACGGCTGGACCAGCACCGGCGACGCCTTCGGCGCCGGCCCGGTGCCCCGATCACCGCTTCCGGACTACTTCCCTGCCCCGGATGCGATGAACACCGAGGGCAACTTCTTCGTCAGCTCGCACGACTTCCGCAACCACGACGATGCCGGTGCGGCCGACAAGGTCACCGGCACCCTGATCGGTGAGCCGTTCACCATCGACCGCCGCTACCTGGCCGCGCAGATCGGTGGTGGTGCCGACGCCAACACCGTCGGCCTGCGGCTGGTCGTCGACGACACCGTGGTCGCCCGGCTGGCCGGCAGCAACGACGAGGCGTTCACCCCGCTTGCCGTTGACGTGTCGGCCTACCACGGCAGCACCGGTCATCTGGAGATCGTCGACGACAACTCCGGCGGCTGGGGCCATGTCAACGTGGACGCGATCTGGCTGACCGATCTCCCGTTGCGGATCATCGAGGCCGATCAGCTCACCGACAACGGCAGCTTCGCGATCGGCGTGATCAATCCCGGTCGCGAACTGGATGTCCGGGTGACGCCCAGCGCCGAACGCTGGCAGCAGATCGATGATCAACTCGACCCGCGGCCGGGCGACACCGACGGCGGCAGGCAGGCCGGCGTGCTGACCGTCGACGTGTCGCTGCCACCGCACGGCAGCCGGACCGTACGCTTCGCCTACGGCTGGCGATTTCCGACCCCGAACCGGCGGCTGTTCGGCTTCCTGGAGGACTTCGACCAGCTCAGCCATCATTACGCGGCCCGTTTCGACGACGCCGCCGCAGCTCTTGATCGACTGGCCACCGACTGGGACCGGCTGACCGACACCACCCGCACCTTCGTCCGGACCTGGTATCAGGATTCGACGCTTCCGCAGTGGCTTCTGGAACGCACGCTCGCCCCGGCCTCGACGGTCGCGACCGAGACCGCGCAGCGCTTCAGCAACGGCCGGTTCTATGCCTGGGAGGGCACCTACTGCTGTGCCGGCACCTGCACCCACGTCTGGAACTATGCCCAGTCGATCGGCTACCTGTTCGGCGAGCTGGAACGCGACGCCCGGTCCCGGACCGACTTCGGCAGTGCCTTCCATCCCGACGGGTCGATCGACTATCGCGGCGAGGCTGACCGCCGGGTCGCCCACGACGGGCAGTGCGGCAACATCCTGCGCACCTACCGGGAACATCAGCTCACCAGTGACAACGACTTCCTGACGCCGATCTGGCCCCGGGTGAAGAAGGCGATGCAGTATCTGATCGCGTTCGACCGTTCCGCTACCGAAGGGACCGAGGGCATCCTGGAGGGCGCGCAGTACAACACCCTGGACGCCACCTGGTACGGCGAGATCCCCTGGATCAGCGGACTGTACGTCGCCGCGCTGCGGGCCTGTGCGGAGATGGCCGACGACATGGCGGACGCCGACTTCGCCGACGGCTGTCGACGGCTGGCCGACAGCGGCTCGGCCTATCTTCATGATCATCTCTGGAACGACCGGTATCGCTACTTCGAGCAGCGGGTCGATCCCGATCATGCCGACGCGATCAACTCCAATCGCGGTTGTTACCTCGATCAGATGTTCGGTCAGACCTATGCCCATCAGCTGGGCCTGCCCCGGGTCTTCGAGAGGTCCCGGTCACTGACCGCGCTGAAGAGCCTGTACCGCAACAACTTCATGTCCGATCCCCCGAGTTACGCCGAGACCTCCGGGATCCCCGGCGGCCGGGCGTTCGCCGAGCAGCGGGACAGTGGCACCCTGGTGTGCACCTGGCCCTACGGCGGCGCGGACACCGCACCGGGCTCGGGCGAGCCGTACGCGATCGGCTACTTCAACGAGGTGTGGACCGGGATGGAGTATCAGTTCGCCTCCCACCTGTTGTCCGAGGGGATGGTCGACGAGGGACTCATCGTGCTGCACGCGATCCATGAACGCTATCGCGCCGAGTATCGCAATCCGTACAACGAGATCGAGTGCTCCGACCACTACGCCCGGGCCATGATGGCGCATTCGGCCTACCTGGCGGCGATCGGCTTCGGCTACCACGGGTCGCGCGGCGAGCTGTCCTTCGACCCCAAGATCAACCCCGACGACTTCCGGGCCGCCTTCACCGTCGCCGACGGCTGGGGAACCTTCTCCCAACGCGACAACAACGACTATCGGGCCAGTATCACGATCCGGCACGGCCGGCTGATCGGGCTGCGTCGATTGACGCTGCGGCCGGCGGCGATCGAAGGCGGCCGGCGGGCGCAGGTCCGCGATGCCGAGGGACGCCCGGTGCGTTCGACCAGCAGAACGACCGACGACAGTCGGCTGCAGATCAGCCTCGCCCGACCGGTCACCCTGCAGGCCGGCGAGACACTCAAGATCAACTACAGGTCCTGA
- a CDS encoding VanW family protein, producing the protein MTKAGDKSARTRRGPKIIGISVGTLIALGAVLYVIGYLLTGDRVARNTTVAGVEIGGLTREDAEARLRDRLTSRTDRPIKLDIAGRTDTVDPQAAGIDVDYSGTIDEVGIGRSLDPRRIWAGLTGGREVAPLVVTDRAKLSAAVDELAETYDRKPKSAKVKITDDEPAVEKTEMVTGRTLDQSTAERVIPRGLLTDSPVTVPVNTTDPEITDAEVDALVDKRLQPALSAPVTVTAGDNSATVTPTMIARSLEIDRSDDKPTAELKPQRLHELAEDALDGLKAKPAKDADVVLKGGKPTVVPGKPGTGVTADELAKAVDSAMIKSGDQRTAEVKLSEIEPDLSTAEAQKLGVKEVTGEFTTHYPYAEYRNVNIGRAAELINGTLLEPGEIFSLNEVVGERTAENGFTEGSIITGGKFKAELGGGVSQSATTTYNAMFFAGLEDIEHQPHTLYIDRYPAGREATVAWPTLDLKFRNNTDYGVLVQATLDAAEPGGQGSLTVKMWSTKTYDKIESTDPVKSDFTDGQDITDDSSTCVATTPVQGFHVTYSRVFTKDGKQVRKEDFSWTYDPTDRRVCV; encoded by the coding sequence ATGACCAAAGCGGGAGACAAGTCCGCGCGCACCCGGCGTGGTCCGAAGATCATCGGCATCAGCGTCGGCACGTTGATCGCGCTTGGCGCCGTGCTGTACGTGATCGGCTATCTGCTGACCGGTGACCGGGTCGCCCGCAACACGACGGTCGCCGGCGTCGAGATCGGCGGCCTGACCCGTGAAGATGCCGAGGCGCGGCTGCGGGATCGGCTGACCAGCCGCACCGACCGGCCGATCAAGCTCGACATCGCCGGCCGGACCGACACGGTGGATCCGCAGGCCGCCGGCATCGACGTCGACTACTCGGGCACGATCGACGAGGTCGGCATCGGCCGCAGCCTCGATCCGCGGCGGATCTGGGCAGGTCTGACCGGCGGACGGGAGGTCGCTCCGCTGGTGGTCACCGACCGGGCGAAGCTGTCGGCCGCGGTGGACGAACTGGCCGAGACCTACGACCGCAAGCCGAAGAGTGCCAAGGTCAAGATCACCGACGACGAACCTGCGGTCGAGAAGACCGAGATGGTCACCGGTCGGACCCTGGACCAGTCCACTGCGGAGCGAGTGATCCCGCGCGGACTGCTGACCGACAGCCCGGTCACCGTGCCGGTCAACACCACGGACCCCGAGATCACCGATGCCGAGGTCGACGCGCTGGTCGACAAGCGGCTGCAGCCGGCGCTGTCGGCGCCGGTGACGGTCACCGCCGGCGACAACAGCGCGACCGTGACCCCGACCATGATCGCCAGGTCCCTGGAGATCGACAGGTCGGACGATAAGCCCACCGCGGAACTGAAACCCCAGCGGCTGCACGAGCTGGCCGAGGACGCCTTGGACGGGTTGAAGGCCAAGCCGGCCAAGGACGCCGACGTCGTGTTGAAGGGCGGCAAGCCGACGGTCGTGCCGGGCAAGCCGGGCACCGGTGTCACCGCGGACGAGCTGGCCAAGGCGGTCGACAGTGCCATGATCAAGTCCGGTGATCAGCGGACAGCCGAGGTCAAGCTCAGCGAGATCGAGCCCGATCTCAGCACCGCGGAGGCGCAGAAGCTCGGGGTCAAGGAGGTGACCGGCGAGTTCACCACCCACTATCCGTACGCCGAATACCGCAACGTCAACATCGGCCGCGCGGCGGAGTTGATCAACGGCACCCTGCTCGAACCGGGTGAGATCTTCAGCCTGAACGAGGTGGTCGGCGAACGCACCGCGGAGAACGGCTTCACCGAGGGCAGCATCATCACCGGCGGCAAGTTCAAGGCCGAGCTCGGCGGCGGCGTCTCGCAGAGCGCGACCACCACCTACAACGCGATGTTCTTCGCCGGCCTGGAAGACATCGAGCACCAGCCGCACACGCTCTACATCGACCGGTATCCGGCCGGTCGGGAGGCCACCGTCGCCTGGCCGACGCTGGACCTGAAGTTCCGCAACAACACCGACTACGGAGTGCTGGTGCAGGCCACCTTGGACGCGGCCGAGCCGGGCGGACAGGGATCGTTGACGGTCAAGATGTGGTCCACCAAGACCTACGACAAGATCGAATCCACCGACCCGGTCAAGTCCGACTTCACCGACGGCCAGGACATCACCGACGACAGCTCGACCTGCGTCGCGACCACACCGGTGCAGGGCTTCCACGTCACCTACTCCCGGGTGTTCACCAAGGACGGCAAGCAGGTCCGCAAGGAGGACTTCTCCTGGACCTACGATCCGACCGACCGCCGAGTCTGCGTCTGA
- the fdxA gene encoding ferredoxin, producing MTYVIAQPCVDLKDLACVEECPVDCIYEGKRMLYIHPDECVDCGACEPVCPVEAIFYEDDTPEEWKAYYDANVNFFDDLGSPGGAAKMGPIDKDHELIAALPPQEHDE from the coding sequence GTGACGTACGTCATCGCGCAGCCGTGTGTCGATCTGAAGGATCTGGCGTGCGTCGAGGAATGTCCCGTGGACTGCATCTACGAGGGCAAGCGGATGCTGTACATCCATCCCGACGAGTGCGTTGACTGCGGTGCGTGTGAGCCGGTCTGCCCGGTCGAGGCGATCTTCTACGAGGACGACACTCCGGAGGAGTGGAAGGCCTACTACGACGCCAACGTCAACTTCTTCGACGATCTCGGCTCGCCGGGTGGCGCCGCCAAGATGGGGCCGATCGACAAGGACCACGAGCTGATCGCCGCACTGCCGCCGCAGGAGCACGACGAGTAA
- a CDS encoding GNAT family N-acetyltransferase, whose product MDTDPISAVTPDLGIDDRVTVRHRLDDGSATDVVGWVVELDDDRIRVQPPSPGADAEPVTVARRRIILAKRVPPAMGGRPPHRVSAEELQLAALPGWIADSEPLADWTLRYGNGFTGRANSCLAVGDPGIPYAEAAGLIVERYAAAGLEPMAQVITDSEPDLRLRELGWRPTYVETTVMAHTLNGLLESQLHNGSDASAHASADRVRIDTELTEDWWQGYLKYRPIPDHPTARRILINNPPVGLASVRPGPAAAAGSGSSEASRTEAIVALGRGQVTRDWLGIAGLWTDPDHRRQGLATMIIRALARWAARRGARNAYLQVATENVGAVAAYQRLGFTRHHDYCYLAPPSE is encoded by the coding sequence ATGGACACCGATCCGATTTCGGCCGTCACACCGGACCTCGGCATCGACGATCGGGTGACCGTCCGGCATCGGCTGGACGACGGTTCCGCGACCGACGTGGTCGGCTGGGTCGTGGAGTTGGACGACGATCGGATCCGGGTGCAGCCGCCGTCTCCGGGCGCCGATGCCGAGCCGGTCACCGTGGCCCGGCGGCGGATCATTCTGGCCAAGCGGGTGCCCCCGGCGATGGGCGGACGCCCGCCGCACCGGGTGAGCGCGGAGGAACTGCAGCTCGCAGCACTGCCGGGCTGGATCGCCGACAGTGAACCGCTCGCCGACTGGACGCTGCGCTACGGCAACGGCTTCACTGGGCGGGCGAATTCGTGCCTCGCGGTCGGCGACCCGGGCATACCGTACGCCGAGGCGGCCGGCTTGATCGTCGAGCGGTACGCCGCCGCCGGCCTCGAGCCGATGGCCCAGGTGATCACCGATTCCGAACCCGACCTCCGGCTGCGTGAACTCGGCTGGCGTCCGACCTACGTCGAGACGACAGTGATGGCGCACACCCTGAACGGACTCCTGGAATCTCAACTCCACAACGGATCCGATGCATCGGCGCACGCGTCGGCCGATCGGGTACGGATCGACACCGAGCTGACCGAGGACTGGTGGCAGGGGTATCTGAAATACCGCCCGATCCCCGACCATCCGACCGCCCGCCGGATCTTGATCAACAACCCACCGGTCGGTCTCGCGTCGGTCCGGCCCGGGCCGGCTGCCGCCGCAGGGTCCGGGTCGAGCGAGGCGTCCCGCACCGAAGCGATCGTCGCGCTGGGCCGCGGCCAGGTGACCCGGGATTGGCTGGGCATCGCCGGGCTGTGGACCGATCCCGATCATCGCCGACAGGGTCTGGCGACCATGATCATCCGGGCGCTCGCTCGCTGGGCGGCCCGGCGCGGCGCTCGCAACGCCTACCTGCAGGTCGCCACCGAGAACGTCGGAGCGGTCGCGGCATACCAACGGCTGGGATTCACCCGACACCATGACTACTGCTATCTCGCGCCGCCTTCGGAGTGA
- a CDS encoding MFS transporter: protein MSETPAPEASTEPGSSPRGWKKNVALFLVGQTVSLLGSMIVMYAVMWHLTIQTRSGSVLMLSIVFGMLPQAFVSIFGGVWADRHHRKFLIMGSDTAIALATLGLALLMLSGVDSLWVIYAALAVRSIFAGIQTPAVSAMIPQIAPTDQLMRVNGMFQSVQSGMMLVAPAAAAAIYANFDIVAVFFLDVITALLGVGMLSLVAVPRLVRPDADAPVSYFGDLAAGVRYIASHAPVRWLMILFALTMFLVGAPSYLTPLMVTRTFGDEVWKLTANELFWGFGMLAGGVIMSAVGPKITHRVRLLVGSVVCTGILVFGLGISTNMWVFFSIGLVIGLAFAAQSTPAMTILQERVEPEMQGRVFGFVGIVMTVAMPLSMVVFGPLADTFAVESLLIVAGLALFAVIATILAVPSARRSLARIDVAPEPAPVGGDAGPG, encoded by the coding sequence ATGAGCGAGACACCCGCACCCGAGGCGTCGACCGAGCCCGGGTCGAGCCCCCGCGGATGGAAGAAGAACGTCGCCCTGTTCCTGGTCGGGCAGACGGTTTCGTTGCTCGGCTCGATGATCGTGATGTACGCGGTGATGTGGCACCTGACGATCCAGACCCGGTCCGGGTCGGTGCTGATGCTGAGCATCGTGTTCGGGATGCTGCCGCAGGCGTTCGTGTCGATCTTCGGCGGCGTCTGGGCCGACCGGCATCACCGCAAGTTCTTGATCATGGGCTCGGACACTGCGATCGCGCTGGCCACCCTCGGGCTGGCACTGCTGATGCTGTCCGGCGTCGACTCGCTGTGGGTGATCTACGCGGCGCTGGCCGTGCGTTCGATCTTCGCCGGCATCCAGACGCCGGCAGTGAGCGCGATGATCCCGCAGATCGCGCCGACCGACCAGCTGATGCGGGTGAACGGCATGTTCCAGTCGGTGCAGTCGGGGATGATGTTGGTGGCTCCTGCCGCAGCGGCAGCGATCTACGCCAACTTCGACATCGTCGCGGTCTTCTTCCTGGACGTGATCACCGCGCTGCTCGGCGTGGGCATGCTGTCTCTGGTCGCGGTGCCCCGGCTGGTCCGCCCCGACGCCGACGCTCCGGTGAGCTATTTCGGCGACCTGGCCGCCGGGGTCCGCTACATCGCGTCCCATGCACCGGTGCGCTGGCTGATGATCTTGTTCGCGCTGACCATGTTTCTGGTCGGCGCGCCGAGCTACCTGACGCCGCTGATGGTCACCCGGACGTTCGGAGACGAGGTGTGGAAGCTGACCGCCAACGAACTCTTCTGGGGATTCGGGATGTTGGCCGGCGGCGTGATCATGTCCGCGGTCGGGCCGAAGATCACCCATCGGGTCCGGCTGCTGGTCGGCTCGGTGGTCTGCACCGGGATCCTGGTGTTCGGGCTCGGCATCTCGACCAACATGTGGGTGTTCTTCTCGATCGGTCTGGTGATCGGCCTGGCGTTCGCCGCGCAATCCACGCCGGCGATGACCATCCTGCAGGAACGGGTCGAGCCCGAGATGCAGGGCCGGGTGTTCGGCTTCGTCGGAATCGTGATGACAGTCGCGATGCCGCTGTCCATGGTGGTCTTCGGTCCGCTGGCCGACACGTTCGCCGTCGAGTCGCTGCTGATCGTTGCTGGGCTGGCGTTGTTCGCGGTGATCGCGACGATCCTGGCGGTGCCGTCCGCCCGCCGCTCACTTGCCCGGATCGACGTCGCACCCGAGCCCGCACCGGTGGGCGGCGACGCGGGCCCGGGCTAG
- the dapC gene encoding succinyldiaminopimelate transaminase: protein MTNQLVAALADYPWDALTPAKQRAAEHPDGIVDLSIGTPIDDTPAAAVSALTAAANSPGYPTVVGPPALRESIADFLGRRQATVEPSACLATIGSKEFVAWLPTQLDLGPDDLVVIPAAAYPTYEVGATIAGCRMIATDDPTELGDERPSLVWLNSPSNPTGRILSPDELRARVDWARERGAVVASDECYLDFAWDAPATSVLTPEVSGGDHTGLLAVHSLSKIANLAGYRAGFVAGDPQLVADLTLIRRHTGMMISRPVQQAMIALLGTDDHVVAQRDRYRRRRDLLQPALQKAGFTIDHSEGSLYLWSTQGTDCWQAVDRLAELGILVGPGEFYGADCGDHVRVALTATDERIEAAAERLAAV from the coding sequence ATGACCAACCAGCTGGTGGCGGCGCTGGCCGACTACCCATGGGATGCGCTGACGCCCGCCAAGCAGCGGGCCGCCGAGCATCCGGACGGGATTGTCGACCTGTCCATCGGGACACCGATCGACGACACCCCCGCGGCCGCGGTATCGGCGCTGACCGCGGCCGCCAACAGCCCGGGCTATCCCACCGTGGTCGGGCCGCCGGCCCTGCGGGAGTCGATCGCGGACTTCCTCGGGCGTCGGCAGGCGACGGTCGAGCCGTCGGCGTGCTTGGCCACCATCGGCAGCAAGGAGTTCGTCGCCTGGCTGCCGACCCAGCTGGATCTCGGACCGGACGATCTGGTGGTGATCCCGGCTGCCGCCTACCCGACCTACGAGGTCGGAGCGACCATCGCCGGCTGTCGGATGATCGCCACCGACGATCCGACCGAGCTGGGCGACGAACGACCGTCGCTGGTCTGGCTGAATTCACCGTCCAACCCGACCGGCCGGATCCTCAGCCCCGACGAGCTGCGAGCGCGGGTCGACTGGGCGCGGGAGCGTGGTGCGGTGGTCGCCTCCGACGAGTGCTACCTGGATTTTGCCTGGGACGCACCGGCGACCTCGGTGCTGACCCCGGAGGTCAGTGGCGGTGACCACACCGGCCTGCTCGCGGTGCACTCGCTGTCCAAGATCGCCAACCTCGCGGGCTATCGCGCCGGATTCGTGGCCGGTGACCCGCAGTTGGTCGCCGACCTGACGCTGATCCGGCGACACACCGGGATGATGATCTCCCGACCGGTGCAGCAGGCGATGATCGCCCTGCTCGGCACCGATGATCACGTCGTCGCCCAGCGCGACCGCTACCGGCGGCGGCGCGACCTGCTGCAGCCCGCGCTGCAGAAGGCCGGCTTCACCATCGACCATTCCGAGGGATCGCTGTACCTGTGGTCGACCCAGGGGACCGACTGCTGGCAGGCCGTCGACCGGCTCGCCGAGCTGGGCATCCTGGTCGGTCCCGGGGAGTTCTACGGCGCCGACTGCGGTGATCACGTCCGGGTCGCCCTGACCGCGACCGACGAACGGATCGAGGCGGCCGCCGAGCGGCTCGCTGCGGTCTGA